The Armatimonadota bacterium genome includes a window with the following:
- a CDS encoding P-II family nitrogen regulator, with protein MIKIEAIIRPNKLDDVKAALDALGVQGMTVSHVMGSGKQRGRTQHYRGQEYVVNLLDKIKLETVVSDAEADSVVKAITKAAATGEIGDGKVFLSRIENAVRIRTGEEGDGAIR; from the coding sequence ATGATAAAGATCGAAGCTATCATCCGGCCCAACAAGCTGGACGACGTTAAGGCAGCGCTGGACGCTCTCGGCGTCCAGGGAATGACTGTGTCCCACGTGATGGGTTCTGGCAAGCAGAGGGGGAGGACCCAGCACTACAGGGGACAGGAGTACGTGGTCAACCTTCTGGACAAGATCAAGCTGGAGACCGTGGTCTCCGACGCTGAAGCCGACAGCGTAGTGAAGGCGATTACAAAGGCCGCGGCCACAGGAGAGATCGGCGATGGGAAGGTCTTCCTGTCGCGCATCGAAAACGCGGTGCGCATCCGCACCGGAGAGGAGGGAGATGGGGCGATCCGGTAA
- the glnR gene encoding transcriptional regulatory protein GlnR, with amino-acid sequence MRVLLVSDDERSIAGVRRELALANHQVYWCASDSESLAKALTKITPEVLVVDFPGSGPGARTVRQRLEMEFGIPPMPTFLLIHREALAEFDLTWGADDFVVVPGAEGELAVRIRLLLWTQSRLREEGITAFGGLELDFGNYEVRADGRLLDLTFKEFELFKYLVTHRNRVHTRESLLARVWGYDYFGGTRTVDVHIRRIRAKLGPKYENCIYTVRGVGYRFTPPPDHQD; translated from the coding sequence ATGCGTGTACTGCTGGTCTCGGATGACGAACGTTCCATTGCGGGGGTGCGCCGGGAGCTTGCGTTGGCGAACCATCAAGTGTACTGGTGCGCAAGCGACAGCGAGTCCCTGGCGAAGGCTCTTACGAAGATCACCCCCGAGGTGCTGGTGGTGGACTTCCCCGGTTCGGGCCCGGGGGCTCGCACCGTTCGGCAGCGCCTGGAGATGGAGTTCGGCATCCCTCCGATGCCCACGTTCCTACTGATCCACCGGGAGGCGCTTGCGGAGTTCGACCTCACCTGGGGTGCGGATGATTTTGTGGTGGTGCCCGGCGCGGAGGGCGAGCTGGCGGTTCGCATCCGTCTGCTGCTGTGGACCCAGAGCCGGCTTCGGGAAGAGGGGATCACTGCGTTCGGCGGGCTGGAGCTGGACTTCGGCAACTATGAAGTCCGCGCAGACGGGCGGTTGCTGGACCTCACCTTCAAGGAGTTCGAGCTTTTCAAGTATCTGGTGACCCATCGCAACCGCGTGCACACCCGTGAGTCGCTGTTGGCCCGGGTGTGGGGCTACGACTACTTTGGAGGCACGCGCACCGTGGATGTCCACATCCGCCGCATCCGCGCCAAGTTGGGGCCCAAATACGAGAACTGCATATACACCGTGCGCGGTGTGGGCTACCGTTTTACGCCTCCGCCTGACCACCAAGATTAA